In Styela clava chromosome 10, kaStyClav1.hap1.2, whole genome shotgun sequence, the sequence taataataggTAAAAGCAATCGACCACAACTTAAAAATTGCGGATATAAGAAAGACGTTATAGTTGTGGTATCCCTTCTAGATTGAACTTGATAATTGATTATAAATAAACTTTTAGGTCGATTACAAGTTTAATATACAATTATTGGTTTGGTTATATTCAACGAGAAGTTcgagaataatttaaaaacaatttttctctaccttagttttttcttttttaatttctatttGGACCAAAGCAAAAAGCAAGCTAGACAAACGCCACTATAATAGATGTCCTTTACCAATCCTTCTGAAAATGTTCAACATCAGATATTTGACTGTCGAAATTCAATACTTGGAAACTACGGAGGGTGATGGCAATTGATCTTATGCGTAGTAATATTAGAACGTAGCCACCCTTATgaacacacacacaaaaaacaatTGCTTTTACTTTGTGCACTCAGGATGAAGCACCATGAAGAGTAGCAATTTGAAATGGGTGTCTGTTGGTGACATTGTAGGTTTCAGATTTTGCGTTCGAGTGCCGGTGATACCCATTATCTATAATACGGtgtaaaatattacaatgactgTGCATACGCGAATCTTGATTTACTTGGAATAGTTTGATTTTCCAACATAAATTCTCAAACGCACAAAAAAGACACAACTTGGGAAACTTTCAAAATAATAGATCTCTGATGTTGagcgaaataattttttctttttcttagtGACATCAAACAATCAAATTCACGACAATTATATTCAATATCCACCACAAGACATGGTTATTTCTTCGATAATTTTGAAACTGTGGAAGTAAAGTTATTTCTACTTGAATTTAGATTAGATATTTAGTACACTGAACAGAGTCAAtttgtattataaaatttattaaattttgaaaaatcctTTACTTCCCGACTGAATACAAAATTGAATTCTAATCCACCGAGCGCATTTTTGTGAATGGTATATTCGTAAAACGTCTATTTGGTTTAAGTGAGCGAAAAAATCTCAAGTTGACTCGGAGGTTAAATTGTGGTTGTGACTTACGGGTCAAAGCTTATCAAACTAATATACTGTTCTGGTTACACACATTGACGTTACGATTGATACCGCGCTACCTTAGATCAGCTGTTGAGCGATTTCGTCATCAATTCTCTCGAAATATATCGCTCGTAATTCAATCGATTGCGGGGAATCACCTGGTAGAGTTCTATTTCATTCAAACAGATATAGACCTCACAGGTGTTACTTTTCCGTGGTTCAAGCTTGTCAagttataatttatttgaaatgacTTTTCGAATTTATTTAACACTAAATGGCAGACTATCAATTATCTCTTATGCTAAATTTCGCAACACGTAATCCACGTGATATTGGATTCAATCGTGCGAcgtattttatttgttaatgCACCACCCAGACAAATATAGTTTATTTCGTCacgaaaaaacaataaaaatatgtcgaatgtgattaaattaaaatatcgtTTTACAATTGGGAGGATATATTTAACAAAAGAGAAGAATATTACAAATCTGATGCAAACTTCAATTCATTCTCTccgagatatatatatatataataaggttttttttattttaaatttttttagatGTTCTACAATGTTAGCTCAGTAAATGGAAATATCATTATGTACATTTTTGAAAATCGGCTAGTTAAAATACCATGTGATAATATACCCGTggttttatacattttatataaaaatttgaaacgagTTTCAGTATCTCCAATAAAAAGCTTTCCTATCAACTCTGCCAGATCTGCCTTTATTATAACAAATTTTCGGTTTTGAAAGGAAATAACTGGCATATTGTAATGAatcgacaaaataattttaaaaagatcGGATATTCTAACAGCGCTACACGCAAGAAGGTTTGGGAGATATTGACGAGCGAAGAAACAAGCATATATGTGACCAGAATTAATAGTTCAATTTATGATTACTTTGAGAACGAACTGAACAATCAACCAGAAGTGTATCGACGGCTATTCACGGTTAGCTGTAAGGATATCACACTGTCTTATTTGCCCAGTGTAACTATGACCCAGTTTCAACCCTGTAACGTTTAGTTATTGTCTGTTTGCGTTCTCTTCACGCAAGAGGAAATAACCAAACGTCGAACACGCACGCGGTTATTGTTCAAATAGCTCTCGCATCGATGGTTCACAATGTGGGGTAAATAGATTACGATAACAAAGTACACGCCTACCATTGGAAATTCCGCCCATCGCAAAATCTTCAATAGGTGCAGCgcataaaaaattttacatttcgAAGTGGGACTTAATTTGCTTTATTATTTTTGGGTATGCATCGAagtgatatatttatatttgtacaCCCACACATAAGAGTTTGTTTGTATTGATTCTTTAATACACGTGGGACTAAATTAGGAAAGTTAATGTTTCATACAAGGGTAATTCTTATATATTCGGATAATCCATTTCAAACTGAATACCCATTTTTAAGCTGGCATACTCAGACCCTTTAAGTGTAATTTTGAACCGAACATATAACTGCACCCTCAAACCCGGCACATAACGActtcaatatttgaattgctaataacaaaacgatacatatgtacatttcgtgtcaaaATTAGCTTTTTGCTGTGGTCCAATATTCAAAGACAAGGTCCCGTCCAAGCAACTCATGACTTTTCCTCTTGCGCTACTTACTATACATGTCAAAATTAACGTgttcaatttagaaaaatttaattctttTTGCGGGATGGACAGAATACTTTACCACAAGGGAAATATTTATCAGCAacagttttttatttataataccaagatcaaacataataaaataacaCGAAACAGTCACATTTTTGCtagataattcaaatttagaaagttatttaatttttttttcataataaaactGCCCCAAGCAAGAATATATGACAATATATTGTTCTATAGTGTCTTTAAACAGAGAACCATATTTCAGACAAGGGTATTGTATTCAATTTCTGATCAGATATTAACGATTGTTACACTCCACACTTAATGGTAATCGTTATGTTGATTCAATAttgaattacaaaatatttttatggctACGTATATCACTCATAATGTAAATATACCTATAAATAATTATCATTTCAGCGCATCACGTGGCTTGAAATCCCGCCGGTAGATATATCTACATTCTACTTTTTAATCACGGTACTTTTGTATTTGCTTTACCGGACGTACGCAACATATTGAATGGAGTAGTTTTTTTGAGTATAATATGGAGTTCTGCGTTCATGATTTACAACTGATCACACCTAACACATTGCTTTAGTGTTAGAGGAAGCCAAAGAATGCCATTTATGGATGTGATATGATTACATTTAATACACTATCATAATTTTCCCGGCATCGGAACTTATGATGTAATTTTTTGACGAATATTGAGATAATATTAGTGAGTTTGCAATATTTATGCaaataaaatgtgaaaatattatcatttttatgGTCTTTGGTTTAAATATGTTGAGAAATTGTATGTATAATGAAGAATGTTTAACATGGAAGGGGAACGAAATTAGTTTTATAGGTCAGAAAAATATGCAATATAACGTGTGCGAAGAATGAAATTTGGATTTAATATGAACGTACACATGTAGTctttttattcatattacaaaaaaatataataagctGACATGCAATTGGGAAAAGTTATTTACTTAAACCAAATATTGTAATTTATAGAAACTGTACCGATCATATATGATTTTAATTTCACGTAAAGATTTTTTGCCAATTATGAAACATTTGCACAGCGTTGAAGAACGTACGCTACAAAAATAAATCAGCTAATTGTGAAAGTCTGTTTGTCAGATGTATGGACGCTGCGAGTTGCAGATGGGTAATATCCCGATAAAAAAAGTGAGCGCAATCATTGGCGATAGTTTCATGTTTCATCAGCAACTATATGGTACATAAAGGTGTAGATAAATTTAGAAACCGACATAGTCAACAGCCCGATCACGGTGAAATGTGACGTGAACCCGTGTGGTTAATCAAGACAGACATGTCCCAAtttgagataaaatatttttccacgTGTTGTCGGGAGTAACGCTGAACGCCTCCATCACTTGACATATTTGTTGGTGAGTGACGTCATCAACGCCCACTAGTACACCATTCtgcattatttttgaaattttttttttttttatttattaccaaaacatttgagaaagtttgtagCCAATCACATGTAGAAGCAATGTTAAATAGATGGAATTTCCTATATTGTGTACTCTCAAGATATGTTGATCTAAAAGTAGTAAAACTAGGATATGAatgtatatatcaaaaattatagGACTGGCGGAACCTTTATGTTTGTGAATTTATCAAGTATGAATACGTTAATTGAATTGCgtaaaatatctgaaatactCCTATCCATCCTATTTAAAAAtcattataaacaatatttaataaactaatgcgcataataattgtattttgatGTGACTGCGATACATTCAAAGTAGACTTGGCCAAAATTCGCATTAACGTAGTAAATTTGATTAGTATTCGTCAGCCATCACGACAATGAAACGAATAATTTCTGATTAGTATCACATAGTACGAGATATCACTTGGTCCACGTTAAAAAGATCATATTCAAAGTTTTTCACAGTGCGCCCATGCACGACGAAGAACACATTGTATTATTTATCTCATGTCGCGATATAAAATGACGATTGACTCTAGGAATACAAACGAGAGAACTACACACAAACCTCTCGCGTTACGCAAAGCTACGTCGTCTCAAAGCCGTGCGTGTTTCCTTTTTTTGCAAACTGAAATTCCCAATCTTGAGAACATAGTTAGCTCACTTTATTTCCAACGTGAACAACTGCGACGGGGCCTCGGCCCGCGGCGGAGGAGGCGTGGGTGTGGGTTTTGGAAAGCAAAGAAGGGAATCCCCGTCAGGGATCTGGctgatatttaattcacaataTGAACATGTTTCTTACAGCATTCCAGAGGGTATAAAAGTTACCAATCATGGAATACATTCATTTAATCCAGCATTTGGTTGAAACTAAGCAGAGACTTTTAGTGTcagtgaattttttgaaattttattgcaGTTCAAGTTTTATCTGCAAAAGCAACAGCGATGAAGAAGGTATTTGCATTAACGATAAAATTCAACTATTATCAGAAGTCAAAATTCAAAGTACTAACGTATTACTTGCTTTTAAGTCTACGGTAGACGAGTTAATGTTTGAATTTATAACCTCCCAGTCGTAGGCAATTACCATAGATGCGCATTATTCGTACTATTAATTCAGTAATCTTAATTCATCTTTTTTGAATTCAGGTTTGTTGGTTTTCGTTTGGAGTTATTTTACTTGTTGTAGTAAGTGGTCCTGTAGAAGCTGCAAAGATGAGAAAAGGACTAACTTGTTTGTCGTGAGTATATTTCATgcaataattttaaatcaaaactttAATTAAAGTATAAAgcagatatttatatatatatatatacattgtaaatttggaaaaataactAACCCCGTTCATGAATATTGTTTTTGTACATGACCGAATAACAAAATTTAGCGATTGTTAAAACGATCTAAAATACCTATGCTTCAGACTGCAGCAAAAAATAGGTCAAATTGCAAAAGTTACGTTGAACTATTCCAATTTTGGAATAcattatctttttttattatataatagaAAATATATCCGATGCTCAAACACGTAGCACTTTGgaaaacaatgataataaacatattaatattattttatttttataggaaaagatttattagaaaatactGCACCTCAACTGATGAAGAAATCGAGAGAGATGAAAAGGGATTTGTACCTCATGAAATTAGAAAGTAAGTAATGTAGCCTACTTAATTTTAGTAAAATTGAAGTACTTGACACTAATAATTGATTCGCAAATGGCAAAGCATCCAACGGAAAACTTCGAGATCTTTAATCAGTAtagatataaataaattttatatttcaagatttaaatttttatttaatcgtTCAAATACAGGTACGATTGCCGTAACTTGAATGTCACACAAATAAttgacaaaccatgcgataAAAAATGTCGAGACCCTGTGACAAAAAAGAAGAAGCCTGGTAAATTATACAAGGTTGAAAGAATTTGTTATTACAGAGAGTATGAAAACAGAGacggaaaaattgaaaaaataaaattgactgcTGGATGCAGGTgagataatatttttcaaaacctCAAAGTCAAATCTTCAGAAGACAAAATCTAAGGATTTCATAAAATGCGCGAAGTGTCCAATTGAAAGTTCTGTGCCTCATGTTAGATACTTTGACACAGATACTTGTATAACTATTTGTTTGCATTTTACTGTCAACCGGGTGCATGGCACATATAGATAAAACTAGGCACAAAGTAGTTTCTGATAGAATAATACACGCGTTCTATAAAATAATAGTTTCTGCAAATAAATTATGCGAATAAAACTATGTTCCCTTGACAAGCtcgtaaaatttcgtttttcGGGCCGAATTTTTCATCAACGAATTTCAAGAGATACTGCTCTAATactaaatttgtacaaaattattaaataataaggTTGTTaacataattatttttataaggTGAAAATTGAACACGCTTTTACGCAACGTCGAAATTGTCGAAACAAATATTACAAACACTTTTTATTTCTACAGATGCGTCAAGAGACGACAAAAATCATGATAGCGCGGAACACGAATAGCAATTCAAATCGagtggaataaaattaaaagacAATGTATTTATTCTATCCTCTTCTTCACCAACACATTTCATGAAAATTCTCTGAATTAGCTAATCGTACTGGTTAATGAACAATTGACAACTCTCAAATCAACATTTCTTCAATGtctaaaaaatttattcatatttatttatttatacttaTTTATTGTTGTCGATTATTGCTTGTATTTATTGTTCGCTAAACATAAAGTGGTATCtctaatttgattattttttaatttggtaCTTTCCTACATTCGCATTTATAATTAATGTCCCAGAGCAAAATACAAAAGTCACTGAAAAGCAGTATTGTGGTTCCCTTGGATACGTAAAGTTAATTTGAATCCTTGCAACCCCGTACGATAACAAAATAATGTCGATAACGTTGAAAGCACTAAATGGCGACTTCTGTGCGCAAAAGTGGACAACTCACCGTGTCTAAACTTGAAAACATTGACGGTTGATTAATTGACTAACACCGTTATATATGAAGAATGTATCTCTAGAGACATATCATATACCTCTATCAGAAACAGTTTTGAATGTTGTTGAGTTCTCGTGAAAACATATTAAACCGTATTGACTGTAACTTTTCGCTTTCCtgatcatttatatttttttgtacaattttGGTGCAAAACAGATTATATAGCAAAATTGACTAGTACTTTTATACATGCTTTCAGATGTATTATCCATTTTTATGCTTTGGAAACGTACATAAcacttttttattatatacattatttttttttatcatagtattgtttcaaatttttaattgatatgacctgtgaatttttttatttaaattgaaatacaTTCACGCTGCTTTAAATCTATACCATTGGAAATATGGTCAAGATTATTTGAACAGTGCAAACATCGGTCCGATTCAACTCATTACATACGATGGTTGTGTTTACTTTACCTTGACCCAACTTCGTGGAAGACGACTGTCCTTATGTCATCGTCTAGCGGTCTGAATCGGGCATGCAAGAGAATTATTAGATCGGGCATGGAAAACAGTAATATATTATAGAAAGAATTCGAGTATCGAAAGTTCACTCTCCGGCGTCTTCGCTTAGCTATTTGCATCTCAGTGTAGTATTTTCGAGgttaattttggaatttttttaaacagaaaTGGCTCTGCTGAGCTTGACAAGCCATTACATTCACtgcaaaaatttacattttccaaattttgtctTCTGATGAGCCCTTTCCCCCAATATTTTGAAAACGCTCTGAGGGCAGGATAGTTGTTGTACAAAATTTACCGTACGCTATACATTTTTTTGGCACTTTAAAAACTAAAACAGTTTGTTATAACTTCTTGAAACGCAGTGTTCTTGAACTACGGGAACCGTTTTCGAACTAACTAAAGCTCAAAAGCGGGCGTAGCGTCAACGCTATCGGTAAGATACGGCGTTACAAACAGTCAAAAGTTGCCAGAGGCCTACTGAGAATCGATCTCTGACCACAAAAGGGGTCAAGGTCGCAGTTTTATTAACGACAGTCTAAGGCTCTCGCATGATCACAAAAATGAGTTTCCTGCAAAAAAGTCTTCTTGACCTTTGATGCACAAATTGCCTTGAAAACCTGAATCTTAGTCGCGCAAGAAAACAACACGGAATTTGAAACATTCCCTCGCTTACCTTCACAATAAATATCCGAGCCATAGGCGTAGCCAGTACTATctgattttttgtattaaataggttgaggaaaaatggatgtaaataCTTGCCAAGCGCTacatatttgcaataaatccatttaaacgccacaaatatcgataaagGCTCATGCACActttctcaagctgtagttcagtggtgggcgcagtaagacgcaatcgataagccattacgtgaacgaccctgcgacgaaaccaccttgcaaaaattgaaatgcgatcaaatgaatgagtttgtataatcttgaaaaactctatcacttcaaGCTTTAAAACTGAGGTCGACAAACTtgtgtcgttcgcgggccaaaattaaagtcatttgcgggccgcacatatttttagaaagtttgaaACCGAGGGAATGGCTAATGAATCACATattttcacacagatttcagttaaatttcaagcagcgtGCAAAGACTGAGTgttttctgcgccattaaaccatttgcacttagcatcaactttttacgttttgttgccatttgtctaattataatcaattcataggctcattaaacgagtgattgtgaattatatacttgtcaggttataatataatttagtgtctctaaacaaattctgttacgtaaagaatataatcgtcaaaacagctgttaatataattcagtgaagcgtcgcggacCGGATCTGTCCCGCGGGTCGTattttgccgacccctgctttaaaacAAGGTATGCTAGGCATAACCGGACAGTATTCACGtaatgccttcattttatgagaaaaatgtcaatacatgaactcgaaatcTATATTTTGGCGTCATAACAAATTGGTTGTGGCGTCTCTgcaaccaatgacattaaacaacatgataggcaactctgacgtcactccataagactacaggcaaaacattgtatttcatgatacgctccaatgcacatatttctcgtcgcctttcgcgtccgttttccgctcgcttttgctactcggcgtcttttttacgtgtagtacctgcctttttgcgcctgtaacgaaacaaaataatctctatatctaaaaagttttgcttacttggaaagctggaataacaggcaagctgtaaagagcaattctggacatcatagacgtttttttttatcagagaagattacaaacgcgatagcggaaagatttg encodes:
- the LOC120337841 gene encoding uncharacterized protein LOC120337841 encodes the protein MKKVCWFSFGVILLVVVSGPVEAAKMRKGLTCLSKRFIRKYCTSTDEEIERDEKGFVPHEIRKYDCRNLNVTQIIDKPCDKKCRDPVTKKKKPGKLYKVERICYYREYENRDGKIEKIKLTAGCRCVKRRQKS